One window of Eisenibacter elegans DSM 3317 genomic DNA carries:
- the tgt gene encoding tRNA guanosine(34) transglycosylase Tgt: MQFDLVGQDPQSSARAGQLHTAHGVIETPIFMPVGTAGAVKGVHARELVEQVEAQIILGNTYHLYLRPGLEVLYKAGGLHRFNGWQGPILTDSGGYQVYSLAANRKIKEEGVTFTSHIDGSKHVFTPERVMDIQRIIGADIVMAFDECPPYPCEYSYAQKSWELTWRWLNRCCERFDSTEPHYGYAQYLFPIVQGGCFKDLRRQSAEQIVSLDRAGNAIGGLSVGEPAELMYEMTALTCEILPAHKPRYLMGVGTPENILESIALGVDMFDCVMPTRNGRNGMLFTTQGIINIKNKKWEEDFSPLDETLGGYVSTHYNKAYLRHLIISKEILGAQIASIHNLRFYLWLVRQARQHILAGTFSTWKPQAVRQLMQRL; the protein is encoded by the coding sequence ATGCAATTTGATTTGGTAGGGCAAGACCCACAAAGTAGCGCCCGTGCGGGGCAACTCCATACCGCCCACGGAGTGATTGAGACCCCAATTTTTATGCCCGTTGGCACCGCTGGTGCTGTAAAAGGCGTACATGCCCGCGAGCTGGTCGAGCAGGTAGAGGCGCAGATTATCTTGGGCAACACCTACCACTTATACCTGCGTCCTGGTTTAGAGGTGTTGTATAAGGCGGGGGGGCTACACCGTTTCAATGGTTGGCAGGGACCCATCTTGACCGATAGCGGTGGCTACCAGGTCTACTCCTTGGCTGCCAACCGTAAAATCAAGGAAGAGGGCGTTACTTTTACCTCACACATCGATGGGTCGAAGCACGTCTTCACGCCTGAGCGGGTGATGGACATCCAGCGCATCATCGGGGCAGACATCGTGATGGCCTTCGATGAGTGCCCTCCTTATCCTTGTGAGTATAGCTATGCGCAGAAATCGTGGGAGCTGACTTGGCGCTGGCTAAATCGCTGCTGTGAGCGTTTTGACAGCACGGAGCCGCATTATGGCTATGCTCAATATCTTTTTCCGATTGTGCAAGGGGGCTGTTTCAAGGATCTGCGCCGACAGTCGGCAGAGCAAATCGTGTCGCTCGATCGCGCCGGCAATGCCATCGGCGGTCTTTCGGTAGGAGAGCCTGCCGAGCTGATGTATGAAATGACCGCCCTTACCTGCGAGATATTGCCCGCCCACAAACCTCGCTACCTGATGGGCGTAGGCACGCCCGAAAATATTTTGGAAAGCATTGCCCTAGGAGTGGATATGTTTGATTGTGTGATGCCCACACGCAATGGCCGCAATGGCATGCTCTTTACCACGCAGGGTATTATCAATATCAAAAACAAAAAATGGGAAGAAGATTTCAGCCCCCTCGATGAAACGTTAGGAGGCTATGTCAGTACACATTATAACAAAGCCTACTTGCGACACCTCATCATCAGCAAAGAAATATTAGGTGCACAAATTGCCAGTATTCATAACTTACGCTTTTATTTGTGGTTGGTAAGACAAGCCCGCCAACACATCCTCGCCGGCACTTTCAGCACTTGGAAGCCACAGGCCGTCCGACAATTGATGCAACGCCTATGA